The following coding sequences lie in one Rutidosis leptorrhynchoides isolate AG116_Rl617_1_P2 chromosome 6, CSIRO_AGI_Rlap_v1, whole genome shotgun sequence genomic window:
- the LOC139852109 gene encoding ERBB-3 BINDING PROTEIN 1, with the protein MSDDERGEEKELDLSSPEVVTKYKSAAEIVNKALQLVLSECKPEAKIVDICEKGDSYIREQTGSMYKNVKKKIERGVAFPTCLSVNNTVCHYSPLASDTTVLKEGDILKIDMGCHIDGFIAVVGHTHVLQQGPVTGRAADVITAANTAAEVALRLVKPGKKNQEVTEAIQKVAAAYDCKIVEGVLSHQLKQFVIDGNKVVLSVTNPETRVEDAEFEENEVYAIDIVASTGDGKPRLLDERQTTVYKRAVDQSYQLKMKASRFIYSEICQNFPIMPFSARALEEKRARLGLVECVSHDLLQPYPVLHEKPGDFVAHIKFTVLLMPNGSDRITSHALQDLQPTKTVDDPEIKAWLSLPVKTKKKGGGKKKKGKRLEKGEGEGEPMEEV; encoded by the exons ATGTCAGACGATGAAAGAGGGGAAGAGAAGGAGCTGGATCTTTCATCACCAGAAGTTGTAACTAAATATAAATCTGCAGCTGAGATTGTTAACA AGGCCTTGCAGCTGGTTTTGTCAGAATGCAAACCGGAAGCCAAGATTGTTGATATTTGTGAGAAGGGAGATTCTTACATCAGAGA gcAAACTGGGAGTATGTACAAGAATGTTAAAAAGAAGATTGAAAGGGGTGTTGCATTTCCCACATGTTTGTCTGTGAATAACACAGTATGTCATTACTCCCCGCTTGCAAGTGACACGACGGTGTTGAAAGAAGGCGACATTCTGAAAAT TGACATGGGGTGTCATATAGACGGTTTCATTGCTGTGGTGGGCCACACTCACGTTCTTCAGCAAGGGCCTGTAACGGGTCGGGCAGCTGATGTCATCACAGCTGCAAATACTGCTGCTGAAGTTGCTTTGAGACTTGTGAAGCCTGGAAAGAAG AACCAAGAGGTGACAGAAGCCATTCAAAAGGTTGCTGCTGCATACGATTGCAAAATCGTCGAAGGCGTTCTCAGCCATCAATTGAAACAATTCGTGATCGATGGTAATAAAGTTGTTTTGAGTGTCACAAATCCCGAAACCAGAGTCGAAGATGCCGAGTTTGAGGAGAATGAAGTGTATGCAATTGACATTGTTGCGAGCACTGGAGATGGCAAG CCACGATTGTTAGATGAAAGACAGACCACAGTTTATAAAAGAGCTGTTGATCAGAGTTATCAGTTGAAAATGAAAGCATCTCGGTTTATTTACAGTGAAATATGTCAAAATTTTCCCATCATGCCATTCTCAGCTAG GGCTTTGGAGGAGAAACGGGCACGGTTAGGATTGGTTGAATGTGTTAGCCATGATCTTCTGCAACCTTACCCTGTTCTTCATGAAAAGCCTG GTGATTTTGTTGCGCATATAAAGTTCACTGTTCTTCTGATGCCTAATGGGTCTGACCGCATAACCTCACATGCACTTCAAGATTTGCAGCCAACTAAAACAGTTGATGACCCAGAAATCAAAGCATGGTTATCTTTGCCTGTAAAGACAAAAAAGAAAGGTGGAGGCAAGAAGAAGAAAG GAAAGCGTCTTGAGAAAGGTGAAGGTGAGGGTGAACCAATGGAAGAAGTGTGA